The region ACCCGTTTCCATAAAGTCCAGAAAAGCCTGTGGGTCACGGCCGTAAATTTTGTCTCCGACCATCGGCAGTCCCAGATGATGCAGGTGGGCCCGGATCTGATGAAGCCGCCCCGAGCGGGGATAGGCCTCGATCAGGCTGTGTCCGGCGCGCCGGTCGACTACCTGGAAATCCGTCACTGCTGCCCGGCCGTCCGGGACGACCGCCTGACGAATGGTGACCCGGTTGGCTCCGCCCAGCCCCAGGTCACCCAGGGGGGCATCCAGGGTGTAGCGCTCCCATGTGGGATTGCCATGGACGATGGCCAGATAGGTTTTTCCGACCAGATGAGTCTTGAACAGAGTGAAGAACCGCCGGGCCGCATCCGAGTCCCGTGAAAGGATCTGCGCGCCGCTGGTTTCCCGGTCCAGCCGGTGGGGTGGAGCGAGATCAGGTTCACCAGTTTCAGTCTGCATGTAGGTCAGGACATCAGGAACATCAATCCGTGCACGCACCGGGTGCGTCAGCCACAGGGCTGGCTTGTGCACCACATAGAAATCAGGATGTTCGACAATCACCCGCGGCTTGCCGGGCGGAGGCAGCAGAGGCGCGCGCGTCACAGTTCCCAGGTGCTCTGGTAGGGGCGGCCCGACAGACGTGAGGACAGATCAATGCTGCGCTCAACCGTACGGGACAGCCTCTCCCGCAGCCAGGCACCAGGCTGAGCGGGGGCGTCCCAGTGGGTGGACGTCGCGTAGACAAAATGAGGGTTGATCACGCACTTGAAATCGAACATCAGGCCTGCGGCAAAGGCCGAGTGGCTCAGCCAACCGTGGTCGAGGCCGCCTGAGACCAGGAAGGTAACCGGCTGGTCGAACCAGGCTCCGTGGAGGCCACGTTCCTGATCGGTGCTTCCGGTGAGTTCGACCAGGGCCTTGGCGCCGGATCCTATCCCCCAGTTGTAGACCGGCACCCCCAGAAAGACGCCGTCGGCTCCCCGGATAGCGTCGTGATACTGCCGGGCATGGGGATGGGTGTAGCACGTCACATTGTCGAACGGCGGCAGTGGAGTTGACCTCAGGTCCAAGTGAGTTACCTGATGTCCCAGACCCACCAGTTGAGCGGCTGCCAGGTCGCACAGCCAGGCACTGCGGCTCTCCGGATCCAGGCTGGTCGAAAGCACCGTGAACTTCATGCCGGGCAGGCTAGCGCGACCTGAGTGTTCAGTCCTGAAGACAACAAAACAAGGTGGGCACTAAGAAGCGCCCACCTGAACTTTTCATGTTACGGTACTGCGTCGAACTGGTTTCCGCGCGAAGCGGAAATTACCAGCGGCTGCCGCCGCGGTTGCCGCCCATGCCGCCGCCGTTTCCATTGTTGCCGCCCATAGGTGCAGGCGCAGCGTTGGTCACCACAACGTTCTTGGCCTGGGGGCCTTTGTTGCCCTGGCCGGACTCGACTTCAAACTCAACTTCGTCGCCTTCGTTCAGCTTGCGAAAACCGCCGCTCTGGATGGCGCTGTAGTGCACGAACACGTCGGGGTTACCGGGATGTTCGATAAAGCCATAACCTTTCTCAACGTTAAACCACTTTACTCGACCTTGAGCCATAACTCTCCTTGCATCTCGTAACCTCGACGCTCAGTCACCCACCCTCTGGGTCGGAACCGCGATATAGCGCGTGGCTTGAGACGTAAAAAGTATCGCATGTTCTCATGCGGAAGGATGCGAATTATGACCTTCAGCTAAAGGCCTTCAGTACTGGTGCCAGGCCAGATTCCATTACAGTCATCACAAACCTGGACAGGGTTTCCCGCCATCGGCGGGGGATCATCTATGTATGTACAGTCTCTCCTGGACTGCATGCTAATCTGCGCATAGATCAACACGCTGCTGCCTCTCTGTCAGGACCGCTCCCCGGATCCCACAAGGACCCACGCGACCAGGCCGGTGGCACCCAGCACACGGAGGAAAGGCATGCCGCGCTACGCCCTGGAAGGGCACGTCCCGGAAATTCACGCGACGGCGTTTATCGCCCCAAGTGCCGATGTTATCGGTCAGGTCACTGTGGCTGAAGGAGCCAGTGTGTGGTTTGGTGTGGTGCTGCGCGGTGATCTGGAAGCGATCGAGATCGGTCCTGGATGCAACGTCCAGGACGGCGCAGTGTTACACACAGACGCCGGCTGGCCCTGTGTGCTGACTGAACGCGTGACGGTAGGCCACCGGGCCATCGTTCACGGCGCGAGCTGCGGCCCAGGCAGTCTGGTGGGTATGGGCGCCGTGATGCTCAGTGGCTCCAGCCTGGGTGCCGGAGCCATGCTGGGTGCCGGTGCGGTCCTGCCGGAGGGTGTACATGTGCCCGACGGAATGCTGGCTGTGGGTGTTCCGGCCCGCGTCGTGCGGCCCGCTCCGTCTACCGGGAACGCAGCCCGTTACGTCAGGAATGCGGCCCGCTTCAACGATCATCTGCGGCGTCTGCCTGAGCCCGGTATAGCCGAGTATCACGGTGAGCAAAAGAACGACACGATTGAGAACGGTCGGGTCGAACAGACACTGGAACTGGCTGGCGTGGAGCACCGGTGAGCAGGAGTCTGTCCTCGCCGCTTCCAGGGGGTGACGGTGCCGAGCGCCGCCCGGCGCCAACCCCCGAGGTGCCGGAGGATCTGGCTGAGCTGATTCCTGAACTGACTCCGATGTTTCCAGGAACTGCACCATTCCTGGCCCGGTTTCTCCCGCAGGCTACTCCCGCGCATCTGGGCCTGAACCAGCTGTTCTGCGACCTGCACGCTTTTTTGAAGTGTCTGCACGAGCAGAGCTGGTATGGGTACCTGCACGCTTCGCTTGGTGACCAGAGCGCATACGTTCTGCTGTATGAAGGGCGTACGGTGACAGCTGCGGCGGCGAGCGCCACGGGTGAGCAGGCGCTGGGAGAACTGCTCAATCTGTACGAGCAGGGAGCTGCCCTGGCCGCGTACCCGTTGCCAGCGACTCTGGCCCATGTGCTGAGCGGGGTTGGCTCGCGGGCCTGGAAATTCAATCTGACCGAGGACTTTACCGGGCTGCATGCCCGTCCTACCGGCGCAATTTTCTATGCTCGCGGTGAGATTGTCGCGACCATGGCGGCCACCCTGCCCTATGAGGGCGCCTTCCCCG is a window of Deinococcus deserti VCD115 DNA encoding:
- a CDS encoding NADPH-dependent FMN reductase, whose translation is MKFTVLSTSLDPESRSAWLCDLAAAQLVGLGHQVTHLDLRSTPLPPFDNVTCYTHPHARQYHDAIRGADGVFLGVPVYNWGIGSGAKALVELTGSTDQERGLHGAWFDQPVTFLVSGGLDHGWLSHSAFAAGLMFDFKCVINPHFVYATSTHWDAPAQPGAWLRERLSRTVERSIDLSSRLSGRPYQSTWEL
- a CDS encoding gamma carbonic anhydrase family protein: MPRYALEGHVPEIHATAFIAPSADVIGQVTVAEGASVWFGVVLRGDLEAIEIGPGCNVQDGAVLHTDAGWPCVLTERVTVGHRAIVHGASCGPGSLVGMGAVMLSGSSLGAGAMLGAGAVLPEGVHVPDGMLAVGVPARVVRPAPSTGNAARYVRNAARFNDHLRRLPEPGIAEYHGEQKNDTIENGRVEQTLELAGVEHR
- a CDS encoding RluA family pseudouridine synthase, with the protein product MTRAPLLPPPGKPRVIVEHPDFYVVHKPALWLTHPVRARIDVPDVLTYMQTETGEPDLAPPHRLDRETSGAQILSRDSDAARRFFTLFKTHLVGKTYLAIVHGNPTWERYTLDAPLGDLGLGGANRVTIRQAVVPDGRAAVTDFQVVDRRAGHSLIEAYPRSGRLHQIRAHLHHLGLPMVGDKIYGRDPQAFLDFMETGQTPALTERLGLPRQALHAARIAFSWDGAQMSVEVPLARDLQAYWDSLAGEGPP
- a CDS encoding cold-shock protein — its product is MAQGRVKWFNVEKGYGFIEHPGNPDVFVHYSAIQSGGFRKLNEGDEVEFEVESGQGNKGPQAKNVVVTNAAPAPMGGNNGNGGGMGGNRGGSRW